From a single Spirochaetaceae bacterium genomic region:
- a CDS encoding PD-(D/E)XK nuclease domain-containing protein, whose product MRLARLLAAHDCSGLEELFKSFFASVPYQWYTNNDIANYEGYYASVIYSYFAALGYEIAVEESSSHGRLDMAVRTGGHVYLFEFKVAEMAPPGSALAQLQERDYAAKYRGRGEPIHLIGVEFSRKTRNVTAFEVADG is encoded by the coding sequence ATGCGCCTGGCGCGCCTGCTTGCGGCGCACGACTGCTCCGGGCTGGAGGAGCTATTCAAGTCATTCTTTGCCAGCGTCCCGTACCAATGGTACACCAACAACGACATAGCGAACTACGAGGGTTACTACGCGAGCGTGATCTACTCGTACTTCGCGGCCCTGGGCTACGAGATCGCCGTCGAAGAGTCCAGCAGCCACGGCCGGCTGGACATGGCGGTGCGCACCGGCGGTCACGTCTACCTGTTCGAGTTCAAGGTGGCGGAAATGGCGCCGCCGGGGTCGGCGCTGGCCCAGTTGCAGGAGCGGGACTACGCGGCCAAGTACCGCGGCCGGGGCGAGCCCATCCACCTGATCGGCGTGGAGTTCAGCCGCAAGACGCGCAACGTCACCGCCTTCGAGGTGGCCGACGGCTGA
- the ppk1 gene encoding polyphosphate kinase 1 — protein MPDAARRELCFSSWRPLPAPVLADADPWLVLRRRDVLLHHPFETFDHILGLLQAAAGDDAVLAIKMTLYRTSGDSPVVQALERAAANGKQVTALVEIKARFDEQQNIDWAARLERAGAIVVYGIAGLKVHAKALLIVRREEGGVRTYTHLGTGNYNDTTARLYTDIGLITARDAIGREATLFFNAVTGYSSAPRFQHLAMAPAALKRTLLAHIQREAAVADSGGLIMAKMNSLSDPDVIAALYAASQAGVTVLLNVRGVCLLRPQVPGLSDSIRVVSVVGRFLEHSRIAYFRNGGAEQVYLASADWMPRNLERRVELMFPVEQPDLRPRLVRILELYFADNCHSYELQPDGRYRKRRPPPQESGKRRVEIHAQERLQQQAWTAERRRVRPDDHEFTVRRRPPG, from the coding sequence TTGCCGGACGCGGCCCGGCGCGAGCTGTGCTTCTCGTCCTGGCGCCCGCTGCCCGCTCCGGTCCTGGCCGACGCCGACCCGTGGCTTGTGCTGCGGCGCCGCGACGTGCTGCTGCACCATCCGTTCGAGACCTTCGACCACATCCTCGGCCTGCTGCAGGCGGCGGCCGGCGACGACGCGGTGCTGGCCATCAAGATGACCCTGTACCGCACGTCGGGAGACTCGCCGGTGGTGCAGGCCCTGGAGCGCGCCGCCGCCAACGGCAAGCAGGTCACCGCACTGGTCGAGATCAAGGCGCGCTTCGACGAGCAGCAGAACATCGACTGGGCGGCGCGCCTGGAGCGCGCCGGGGCCATCGTGGTGTATGGCATCGCCGGGTTGAAGGTGCACGCCAAGGCGCTGCTCATCGTGCGCCGCGAGGAGGGCGGCGTGCGCACCTACACCCACCTGGGCACCGGCAACTACAACGACACCACGGCGCGGCTGTACACCGACATCGGCCTGATCACCGCCCGCGACGCGATCGGGCGCGAGGCCACCCTGTTCTTCAACGCCGTCACCGGCTACTCGTCCGCGCCCCGGTTCCAGCACCTGGCGATGGCACCCGCGGCCCTCAAGCGGACGCTGCTCGCCCACATCCAGCGCGAGGCGGCCGTGGCCGACAGCGGCGGCCTGATCATGGCCAAGATGAACTCGTTGTCCGACCCCGACGTGATCGCGGCCCTGTACGCCGCGTCGCAGGCCGGCGTGACGGTGCTCCTGAACGTGCGCGGCGTGTGCCTGCTGCGCCCCCAGGTGCCGGGGCTGAGCGACAGCATTCGCGTGGTAAGCGTCGTCGGCCGCTTCCTGGAGCACAGCCGCATCGCCTACTTCCGCAACGGCGGCGCCGAGCAGGTCTACCTGGCGAGCGCCGACTGGATGCCGCGCAACCTGGAGCGGCGCGTGGAACTGATGTTTCCCGTCGAACAGCCCGACCTGCGCCCCCGGCTGGTGCGGATCCTGGAGCTGTACTTCGCCGACAACTGCCACTCCTACGAACTGCAGCCCGACGGCCGCTACCGCAAGCGGCGCCCGCCACCCCAGGAATCAGGCAAGCGCCGTGTCGAGATCCACGCCCAGGAGCGCCTGCAGCAACAGGCCTGGACCGCCGAGCGCCGCCGCGTGCGCCCCGACGACCACGAGTTCACCGTCCGCCGCCGCCCCCCCGGCTAG